A stretch of the Arachis stenosperma cultivar V10309 chromosome 6, arast.V10309.gnm1.PFL2, whole genome shotgun sequence genome encodes the following:
- the LOC130934557 gene encoding uncharacterized protein LOC130934557 → MDHERTGAEWKLQLQELENLRLEAYENSRLYKEKVKVVYDKSIKRREFQPGDLVLLYNSRMRLMQGKLRSRWDGPYRVERVEPYGVFHLSHPSSSELIKVNGHRLKLFYGKKMAKNQELEIFLLEDLPTAED, encoded by the coding sequence atggaCCATGAGAGAACTGGAGCTGAATGGAAGTTGCAGCTGCAAGAATTAGAgaaccttcgcctagaagcttatgaaaacTCCAGGCTGTATAAAGAGAAGGTGAAGGTTGTGTATGACAAGAGCATTAAGAGAAGAGAATTCCAACCTGGGGACTTAGTCCTACTTTACAACTCCAGAATGCGACTCATGCAAGGCAAGCTGAGATCCAGATGGGATGGTCCCTATCGAGTAGAGAGGGTGGAACCATACGGAGTCTTTCACTTGagccatccttcaagctctgaacttatCAAAGTCAATGGACATCGCTTGAAGTTATTCTATGGCAAAAAGATGGCGAAAAACCAGGAActagagatcttcctcttggaagatctGCCCACAGCAGAAgactga